The Juglans regia cultivar Chandler chromosome 16, Walnut 2.0, whole genome shotgun sequence nucleotide sequence ATGAGAGGGGAGAGTGCATGGGGGAGAGGAGAGAAATGAGGAGGAGTTATTCAATACACTAGTTCACATTGTAAATTACATAAGTCTCACATTTGTTAAGATGTTATTGACCAGTGTAAAAAAGGTAAAGACACCCGACCGGCCTGTAgttttttccttatattattttttttgataagtaaaaatattatatatataaatcaataggagtaaccaagtacactggacatatacaagaaaacacctagcccatacaagagagcccctaatgacccaaaaatcccatgaaacctacccaaaataTACCAAGCCTGAATTGGAATGTaacacctccccaaccccatCCCCTTGTTTCCATAAAACTAATCCTCTACCCAAACATCCCACAACGAGATCGTCTTCATAATGCCCTCCCTTTGTTCTTCCCTCAACTTGAGCTACCTCCTGTAGCATCGTGGTTGATTGAACATAGaagacgctttaactccctgttttttttaaaatgagattgGGTTTCAAGTGCGTGACTCGCCTCAATCGCAGTGAGTAGAGCTTTAAATTGAGCTTCATATTCTCCTTGTTCTCCATATGAACGTCTCAAGATTTGCTGAAGTCCGTTAACTTTATTCAGAGCCCAATCCGATGGTGAACCCGCTATATCGTTTGACGGAGGGATAAAAACCAAGGGAACGACATTATCCCCAGCCACCGTACCCAACTGCACTCCCGATTCCAAACCTTCCCCCATGAGGCACTAACGACAAACTGCTAGTGTCCATTGTTTCTGTCACCATTACAAGTTTCTCCCCTCCACCAACATTGCTGGACTTTGCACCACCCCCCAACGATCCTTGTCATGTCGCTTTGTTTGGCCCTACTGTTCCCTCCGTAGCATAGGAAGGGGAAGCATCACCTTCTGTAACTCCGTTTGCATCTTCCAAAAGAGGTTTGACTGTTTCTTCCAAAATATTCAAGATCTTGGAGGGTCCCCCGTCTTCAACTAAGGATGAACCTTGGACAGAAGTACCAATCTCATCTGCATATGGTGATTGAGGTCCTACAGCTCCCTCAAGAGGCATAGTGACACTGGCATGGACAAAGATGCTAGCGTCCAATGACCCTATTTGTGACGGCGTTGAAACGTCTTTTGCCTGCACACTTGTGGCCTTCAAACTCGAAGGATCAACCCTCCGCCCTCCCTCATCCATGCTCGGCCCACTGCCAAAACCCATGACTAAGTCTAGCCTcttatccactttaatcatTAGATCTCTCACATACTCTATAACTCCCTTCAATTGAGCTTTGACATCCCACAAGACCCCCTCCACCTCTCCTAATGTCACCTGACGGCCTTTGTCTGTTACAAGTGCCTTACTCTTTCCTTCTGCCGCTGAGTTGTTCTCGATTGGACTACCCGCCAATGACCTCAACACCGCAGCGTACGAAGCACCTTTGACTGAAGACGGCCTTCCCACTGTTTTTCCAAACTCCCCAATAACACTTCGAATGGACTGCAGAAAGCCTTTCCATCCAATGCCATTAGCGCCCTCCAGAATCACTAACAATATTTTCCTCCTTCCATTCCATAATTTTGAGAGTTGCAGAAAGCTGCCCCTTGTGTTAGCATGATGTTGAATGATAAAAACTCTACTACCCATCCTTAACTCTCTGAAGAAACCTTCATGACGGATAAGTTCTAAACAATCCT carries:
- the LOC118344845 gene encoding uncharacterized protein LOC118344845 — translated: MIAKFMCLGGMAASWVAKGIEDCLELIRHEGFFRELRMGSRVFIIQHHANTRGSFLQLSKLWNGRRKILLVILEGANGIGWKGFLQSIRSVIGEFGKTVGRPSSVKGASYAAVLRSLAGSPIENNSAAEGKSKALVTDKGRQVTLGEVEGVLWDVKAQLKGVIEYVRDLMIKVDKRLDLVMGFGSGPSMDEGGRRVDPSSLKATSVQAKDVSTPSQIGSLDASIFVHASVTMPLEGAVGPQSPYADEIGTSVQGSSLVEDGGPSKILNILEETVKPLLEDANGVTEAKRIK